From Lolium perenne isolate Kyuss_39 chromosome 5, Kyuss_2.0, whole genome shotgun sequence, a single genomic window includes:
- the LOC139831503 gene encoding uncharacterized protein: MSVLGLNCRGLGGAAAVRDLRLLAERYTPAILFVVETQLQRDRVEGLARSLGFDNSFAVSSSGRSGGIGIFWNNSIKFEVLPYSQYHLDGVVIEEGKDPWRLTVVYGEAQGVPWTFEKKVAGGDYCRVRLDRALASSTWCALFPEAEVHHLPSYATSDHLPILLECTPRQVQKQSGKLFRYEVMWESHEGFPEHLADSWNASEKSRNVADLKSKLQSVSHNLSTWGRETFGSVRLQIRTLQRDLAILRSQPGRVGPSMEEKETVAKLEEVLQREEIMWRQRSRIQWLAEGDKNTRFFHLRASQRKKKNRIAALARADGTPTSNEKEMGALANGFYKQLYTSEGVSSMEEVLNYVPTRVDREMNRALDASFQAKEVKEALFEMYPTKAPGPDGFPAHFFSAKLGCVRRGSDIGCDASPDWQ, encoded by the exons ATGAGTGTTCTGGGTTTAAACTGCCGTGGCCTGGGTGGGGCGGCGGCAGTGAGAGACCTCCGTCTTCTGGCGGAGAGATATACTCCTGCTATCCTCTTTGTCGTCGAGACTCAACTGCAAAGGGATAGGGTGGAGGGTTTAGCAAGATCTCTGGGTTTTGATAATAGTTTTGCTGTTAGCAGCTCCGGTAGGAGTGGTGGTATTGGTATTTTTTGGAATAATTCAATAAAGTTTGAAGTTTTACCGTACTCTCAGTATCATCTAGATGGGGTTGTGATTGAAGAGGGTAAAGACCCCTGGAGGCTTACTGTGGTGTATGGGGAGGCCCAG GGAGTGCCATGGACTTTCGAGAAAAAAGTGGCAGGCGGTGATTACTGCCGTGTGCGGCTTGATCGTGCCCTGGCCTCTTCTACTTGGTGTGCACTCTTCCCTGAGGCGGAGGTGCACCACCTGCCGAGCTACGCAACATCTGACCACTTACCTATACTTCTGGAGTGCACTCCCCGGCAAGTCCAGAAACAGAGTGGGAAGCTGTTCCGGTATGAGGTTATGTGGGAATCGCACGAGGGTTTCCCCGAGCATCTTGCAGATTCTTGGAATGCTTCGGAGAAGAGTCGGAacgtggctgatctgaagagcaagCTACAAAGCGTGTCGCACAACCTGTCAACATGGGGTAGGGAGACTTTTGGAAGCGTCCGCCTCCAAATTCGCACGCTACAGAGAGACTTGGCCATCTTAAGGAGCCAACCGGGCAGGGTTGGGCCATCGATGGAGGAAAAGGAGACAGTAGCCAAACTGGAGGAGGTTTTACAGCGCGAAGAGATAATGTGGAGACAAAGATCACGGATTCAGTGGCTAGCGGAAGGTGATAAGAACACAAGATTCTTTCATTTGCGTGCAAGCCAGAGGAAGAAAAAGAACCGCATAGCAGCGCTGGCAAGGGCCGATGGGACTCCTACGTCCAATGAGAAGGAGATGGGAGCTCTAGCAAATGGGTTTTATAAGCAGTTGTATACCTCTGAAGGAGTTTCGTCTATGGAGGAGGTTCTAAATTATGTGCCTACAAGGGTCGATCGAGAAATGAACAGGGCTTTGGATGCATCTTTCCAAGCCAAAGAGGTTAAAGAGGCCCTTTTTGAGATGTACCCGACCAAGGCGCCGGGGCCCGATGGTTTTCCAGCACACTTTTTTTCAGCGAAACTGGGATGTGTGCGGAGAGGAAGTGACATCGGCTGTGATGCGAGTCCTGACTGGCAATGA